In one window of Bos taurus isolate L1 Dominette 01449 registration number 42190680 breed Hereford chromosome 15, ARS-UCD2.0, whole genome shotgun sequence DNA:
- the OR8J3 gene encoding olfactory receptor family 8 subfamily J member 3: protein MANGNFTRVIEFILTGVSEHPDLQIPLFFVFLVIYGLTVTGNLSIITLTSVDSRLQTPMYFFLRHLAIINLGNSTVIAPKMLISFLVKKHTTSYYECATQLGGFLVFIVAEVLLLAVMAYDRYVAICNPLLYMAVVSRRICLLLVSLTYLYSFSTAIVASSSVFSVTYCSCNIINHFYCDIAPLLALSCSDTSFPETFVFISAATNLAFSIIIVLISYFNIVLSILKIRSSEGRKKAFSTCASHMMAVSVFYGTMIFMYAQPQTNHSMDTDKVASVFYTLVIPMLNPMIYSLRNKDVKAALKRFLTNSCCSFKLMQF, encoded by the coding sequence ATGGCTAATGGAAATTTCACCCGAGTCATTGAATTTATTCTCACAGGAGTCTCAGAACATCCAGACCTCCAGATCCCACTCTTCTTTGTCTTCCTGGTCATCTATGGACTGACCGTGACAGGGAACCTAAGTATCATCACCCTCACCAGTGTGGACTCTCGGCTTCAGAcccccatgtatttcttcctcagGCACTTGGCTATCATCAATCTTGGCAATTCAACTGTCATTGCCCCTAAAATGCTGATCAGCTTTTTAGTAAAGAAACACACTACCTCCTACTATGAATGCGCCACCCAACTGGGAGGGTTCTTGGTTTTCATTGTAGCTGAGGTGCTCCTGTTagctgtgatggcctatgaccgctatgtggccatttGTAACCCCCTGCTCTACATGGCGGTTGTATCTCGGCGGATCTGTCTTCTGCTAGTTTCCCTCACATACCTCTATAGCTTTTCCACAGCTATTGTGGCCTCATCTTCTGTATTCTCTGTGACTTATTGCTCTTGCAATATCATCAATCATTTTTATTGTGATATCGCCCCTCTGCTAGCATTGTCCTGCTCTGATACTTCCTTTCCAGAAACATTTGTGTTTATATCTGCAGCTACGAATCTGGCGTTTTCCATAATTATAGTTCTCATATCTTATTTCAACATTGTTTTGTCCATTCTCAAAATACGTTcatcagaaggaaggaaaaaagcctTTTCCACCTGTGCATCACATATGATGGCGGTATCTGTCTTCTACGGCACAATGATATTCATGTATGCGCAGCCTCAAACTAACCATTCTATGGATACTGATAAAGTGGCCTCCGTGTTTTATACTCTGGtgatccccatgctgaaccccatgatctacagcctgaggaacaaGGACGTGAAAGCCGCCTTAAAGAGATTTCTGACAAATTCATGCTGTTCTTTTAAGCTGATGCAATTTTAG
- the OR8U1 gene encoding olfactory receptor 8U1, with the protein MAQINCTQVKEFILVGLTDQEELKTPLFVLFLSIYLFTVAGNLGLILVIRTDSRLHTPMYFFLSNLAFVDFCYASVVTPKMLGNFLYKQNVISFNSCAAQLGCFLTFMVSECLLLTSMAYNRYVGICNPLLYMASMSRGICIQLVAVPYSYGFLMALFHTIFTFRLSYCHSNTINHFYCDDMPLLRLTCSDTRSKQLWILACAGVTLISSVLIVFISYMFIISTILRMHSAEGRHKAFSTCSSHILAVTIFYGTLIFMYLQPSSQHSLDTDKMASVFYTVIIPILNPLIYSLRNKDVKNALKKIITNIPISISKYYSTTRSLIA; encoded by the exons ATGGCACAGATCAACTGCACTCAGGTAAAGGAGTTTATTCTCGTGGGCCTCACAGATCAAGAGGAGTTGAAGACGCCCCTCTTTGTCCTGTTCTTATCCATCTACCTCTTCACAGTAGCAGGCAACCTTGGTCTGATCCTAGTCATCAGAACAGATTCAAGACTCCACACGCCAATGTACTTCTTTCTTAGCAACCTGGCCTTTGTTGATTTCTGTTATGCTTCTGTCGTTACACCCAAAATGCTTGGAAATTTCTTGTATAAGCAAAATGTTATCTCTTTCAACTCATGTGCTGCCCAGTTAGGCTGTTTCCTCACTTTCATGGTATCCGAGTGCTTGCTACTGACTTCCATGGCCTACAATCGATACGTGGGCATTTGTAACCCTCTCCTCTATATGGCCTCAATGTCCCGAGGAATCTGTATTCAGCTCGTAGCTGTCCCCTACAGCTATGGCTTTTTGATGGCGCTGTTTCACACCATCTTCACTTTTCGTCTCTCCTATTGCCACTCGAATACCATCAACCATTTCTACTGCGATGACATGCCTCTTCTCAGGCTCACCTGTTCAGATACACGTTCCAAACAGCTATGGATTTTGGCCTGTGCTGGTGTTACTCTCATCTCCTCTGTTCTGATTGTCTTTATCTCCTACATGTTTATTATTTCTACCATCCTGAGAATGCACTCAGCTGAGGGAAGACACAAAGCATTCTCCACATGTAGCTCCCATATACTTGCAGTCACCATATTCTACGGGACCCTCATCTTTATGTACTTACAGCCAAGTTCTCAGCATTCTCTTGACACAGATAAGATGGCCTCTGTCTTCTATACAGTGATCATTCCCATATTGAACCCTTTAATCTACAGCCTCAGAAATAAGGATGTTAAAAATGCCCTGAAAAAAATCATCACCAA tATACCTATTTCCATTAGTAAATATTATAGTACTACAAGGTCACTGATTGCTTGA
- the OR8U9 gene encoding olfactory receptor family 8 subfamily U member 9, with amino-acid sequence MIQKNCSQVTEFVLMGLTDRQELKIPLFVLFLSIYLFTVAGNLGLILVIRTDSRLHTPMYFFLSNLAFVDFCYSSVITPKMLGNFLYKQNVIPFNGCAAQLGCFLAFMTAECLLLASMAYDRYVAICNPLLYMVIMSPGICVQLVAAPYGYSFLVALFHTILTFRLSYCHSNLINHFYCDDMPLLRLTRSDTHSKQLWIFACAGLMLISSLLVVFISYMYIISAILKMRSAEGRRKAFSTCGSHMLAVTIFYGTLIFMYLQPSSHHSLDTDKMASVFYTVIIPMLNPLIYSLRNKEVKDALIKVIMNRNQAFMFMKLRK; translated from the coding sequence ATGATCCAGAAAAATTGCAGCCAGGTGACAGAATTTGTTCTCATGGGCCTCACAGATCGTCAGGAGTTGAAGATCCCCCTCTTTGTCCTGTTCTTATCCATCTACCTCTTCACAGTAGCAGGCAACCTGGGTCTGATCCTAGTCATCAGAACAGATTCAAGACTCCACACGCCAATGTACTTCTTCCTTAGTAACTTGGCTTTTGTTGATTTCTGTTATTCTTCTGTCATTACACCCAAAATGCTAGGAAATTTCTTGTACAAACAAAATGTTATCCCTTTCAATGGATGTGCTGCCCAGCTGGGCTGTTTCCTGGCCTTCATGACTGCCGAGTGTTTGCTGCTGGCTTCCATGGCCTATGACCggtatgtggccatctgtaaccCTCTGCTCTATATGGTCATAATGTCCCCAGGAATCTGCGTTCAGCTTGTGGCTGCCCCCTATGGCTACAGCTTCCTGGTTGCCCTATTTCATACCATCCTCACCTTCCGCCTCTCCTACTGCCATTCCAACCTCATCAATCATTTCTACTGCGATGACATGCCTCTTCTCAGGCTCACTAGATCAGACACTCACTCCAAGCAGCTATggatttttgcctgtgctggccTCATGCTCATTTCTTCCCTTCTTGTTGTCTTTATCTCCTACATGTACATTATTTCTGCCATCCTGAAGATGCGCTCCGCTGAAGGCAGACGCAAGGCTTTTTCCACCTGTGGCTCCCACATGCTGGCAGTCACCATATTCTATGGGACCCTCATCTTTATGTACTTACAGCCAAGTTCTCATCATTCCCTTGACACGGATAAGATGGCCTCTGTCTTCTATACAGTGATCATTCCCATGTTGAACCCTTTAATCTACAGCCTTAGGAATAAGGAAGTGAAAGATGCCCTGATAAAAGTCATCATGAATAGAAACCAGGCTTTTATGTTCATGAAATTAAGAAAGTGA